From the genome of Gracilibacillus salitolerans, one region includes:
- the ytrI gene encoding sporulation membrane protein YtrI, translated as MHIPPYHKRPSWQRFLAGVAIGTIIGYIIFIYMFGELQEKWIEENLALRGDLQDLNQSYENLRKNHETLDQQTKEGLQVSEINIEFLNLKELNIDTDRIMIQQLEEAVRTEAAHAVGKSIDEIADSIDLLIATIENKTINIDDFRFQAEIERIIVSETLYLSIQLKIAP; from the coding sequence ATGCACATTCCTCCGTATCATAAACGTCCTTCATGGCAACGATTTTTGGCCGGTGTCGCTATTGGTACGATTATCGGCTATATTATTTTTATTTATATGTTTGGCGAATTACAAGAAAAGTGGATTGAAGAAAACCTTGCATTGCGTGGAGACCTTCAGGACCTTAATCAAAGCTATGAGAATTTACGAAAGAATCATGAAACACTTGACCAGCAAACGAAAGAAGGTTTGCAGGTATCAGAAATTAATATCGAATTTTTAAATCTGAAAGAATTAAACATAGATACTGATCGGATAATGATTCAACAGTTAGAAGAAGCGGTTCGCACAGAAGCAGCACATGCAGTAGGCAAAAGTATTGATGAAATTGCCGATTCCATTGATTTGCTTATTGCGACCATCGAAAACAAAACAATCAACATCGATGATTTCAGATTTCAAGCGGAAATCGAAAGAATCATTGTCAGTGAGACATTATATTTGTCGATCCAGTTGAAAATAGCCCCGTAA
- a CDS encoding metal-dependent hydrolase: MKISFHGQSCVKIQTSDHTILIDPFITGNGTSDLDPDTQEPDVILLTHGHNDHVGDTVSIAQRTNCLIVAPNELAVYFGSRGLNTHPMHIGGAHTFDFGKVKFTPAFHGSMFEDEEGNKIYGGMPGGILFFAEGKTIYHAGDTGLFSDLKLIGDMNDIDLAFLPIGDNFTMGPEDALIAADWVQAKQVVPMHYNTFPLIEQDGEVFCNQVKTGKGIHLKPGEHVEL, translated from the coding sequence ATGAAAATATCTTTCCACGGACAATCATGTGTCAAAATTCAAACATCCGACCATACGATTTTAATTGACCCATTTATCACAGGGAACGGAACAAGTGATTTAGATCCGGACACACAAGAACCGGATGTTATTTTGTTAACACATGGACATAATGATCATGTTGGTGATACCGTAAGCATTGCACAGCGAACTAACTGTCTTATCGTGGCACCAAATGAATTAGCTGTATACTTTGGTTCTAGAGGATTGAATACACATCCAATGCATATAGGTGGTGCACATACATTTGATTTCGGCAAAGTAAAATTCACACCTGCCTTCCATGGTTCCATGTTTGAGGATGAGGAAGGAAACAAAATTTATGGTGGTATGCCTGGTGGTATATTATTCTTTGCAGAAGGAAAAACGATTTACCATGCAGGTGATACTGGTCTATTTTCCGATCTGAAATTAATAGGCGACATGAACGATATTGACTTAGCCTTTTTACCGATTGGTGATAACTTTACAATGGGACCAGAGGACGCATTAATTGCCGCTGACTGGGTACAAGCAAAGCAAGTCGTGCCCATGCACTACAACACATTTCCGCTAATCGAACAAGACGGAGAGGTATTCTGCAACCAAGTAAAAACAGGAAAAGGCATTCATCTAAAACCCGGAGAACACGTAGAATTATAA
- a CDS encoding phosphotransferase, producing MEVTCHLDYADLQDYVKKVFGSGYLVVRISKINGGTQKVVYKLDFSNGFSCILYIWDPASNYFQEEQTNLDINERSDGSDLFELNNQYLIQQGIRTPALYDLNTEKTRYPFDYALVEYVAGHKAEDFLHHSDSKVQDNLFQKLGDMLAHMHTNNKKSYGKLNYEGINTESCHLLQMEDAKEQLSYSSQYLERIRANQSKLLDTLYELESRIKPRTQYGFIHGELGPDHVLVNDELNPFLIDIEGAMFFDIEHEHSFLEFRFGDFYRFLKNDTLDYNRMLFYRFHHHISLISGGLKLLHRGFPDKQFAQGLADHHSQSALEFITDFRI from the coding sequence ATGGAAGTTACTTGTCATCTCGATTATGCTGATTTACAGGATTATGTAAAGAAGGTTTTTGGTTCTGGTTATTTAGTTGTGAGGATATCGAAAATAAACGGAGGTACACAAAAGGTAGTTTATAAACTTGATTTTAGTAATGGATTTTCCTGCATTTTGTATATATGGGATCCTGCTTCGAATTATTTTCAAGAAGAGCAAACAAATTTAGATATAAATGAACGTTCTGATGGTAGTGATTTATTTGAATTAAATAACCAATATTTAATCCAACAGGGTATTAGAACTCCTGCTCTATATGATTTAAATACAGAAAAAACCCGTTACCCTTTTGATTACGCTCTCGTAGAATATGTGGCTGGTCACAAAGCAGAAGATTTTTTACATCATTCAGACTCAAAGGTTCAAGATAACTTGTTTCAGAAGTTGGGCGATATGCTGGCCCACATGCACACCAATAATAAAAAATCTTATGGGAAATTAAATTATGAGGGGATTAATACAGAAAGTTGTCATCTGTTGCAAATGGAGGATGCAAAAGAACAATTATCTTATTCCTCCCAATATCTTGAACGCATCAGAGCTAATCAAAGTAAATTACTCGATACTTTGTATGAGCTTGAATCAAGAATTAAACCCAGAACACAGTATGGATTTATACACGGAGAACTAGGTCCTGACCATGTTTTGGTTAATGATGAACTTAATCCCTTTTTGATTGATATTGAAGGAGCAATGTTCTTTGATATTGAACATGAACATAGCTTTTTAGAGTTTCGCTTTGGGGATTTTTACCGATTTCTAAAGAATGATACTCTTGATTATAACAGGATGTTATTTTATCGATTTCACCACCATATCTCGTTAATCTCAGGTGGTTTAAAGCTACTACATCGAGGATTTCCGGATAAACAATTTGCACAAGGTCTTGCCGATCACCATTCACAAAGTGCATTGGAATTTATTACTGATTTTCGTATATAA
- a CDS encoding DRTGG domain-containing protein codes for MATKHEQILSFIESLKVGNKISVRQIAKELNVSEGTAYRAIKEAENKGLVSTIERVGTIRIERKQKENFENLTFAEIVSIVDGQVLGGRDGLYKTLNKFVIGAMKLDAMMRYTEKDSLLIVGNRTEAHQLALKEGAAVLITGGFDTDDTTKQLADQKQLPIISTSYDTFTVAAMINRAIYDQLIKKEIVLVGDIYTKVEDTYFLKTKDQVAKWYEWEEKTTHSRYPVVDEKNKVVGIVTSKDVIGRKMDILIEKVMTKNPLTVMKETSLAYAAHMMVWEGIEIMPVVDHHHHLEGLISRQDVLKALQHIQKQPQVGETIDDIVSNYFDHSPTDPHHSTYHAEITPQMTNQLGTLSYGVFVSFVIEAARRMLRHQKKGDLVVENITVYFIKPIQLETKVTFQPKIIDVGRKSAKVDVEVFHEKKVVGKAMLMAQLIDR; via the coding sequence TTGGCTACAAAACATGAACAAATTCTATCCTTTATTGAATCCTTAAAAGTAGGTAATAAAATATCTGTAAGGCAAATTGCCAAAGAGCTTAATGTAAGTGAAGGAACAGCTTATCGTGCCATTAAAGAAGCAGAAAACAAAGGCTTGGTTAGTACCATTGAACGTGTTGGAACCATTCGAATCGAACGCAAACAAAAAGAAAACTTTGAAAATCTAACCTTTGCAGAGATTGTAAGTATAGTAGATGGACAAGTACTTGGAGGAAGGGACGGCTTATACAAAACTTTAAATAAGTTTGTTATTGGTGCGATGAAGCTTGATGCAATGATGCGCTATACGGAGAAGGATTCCCTTTTGATAGTTGGTAACCGTACGGAAGCCCATCAATTAGCATTAAAAGAAGGTGCTGCTGTACTTATAACTGGTGGATTTGATACGGACGATACAACAAAGCAATTAGCAGATCAGAAACAGTTACCTATCATATCAACTAGTTATGATACTTTCACCGTAGCAGCGATGATTAACCGAGCTATCTATGACCAGTTAATAAAAAAAGAAATTGTGTTAGTTGGTGATATTTATACCAAAGTAGAAGATACATATTTCTTAAAGACAAAAGATCAAGTTGCCAAATGGTATGAGTGGGAAGAAAAAACAACTCACAGTCGTTACCCTGTAGTTGATGAAAAAAATAAAGTTGTAGGGATTGTTACTTCCAAAGATGTCATTGGAAGAAAGATGGATATATTAATTGAAAAGGTTATGACTAAAAATCCATTAACCGTGATGAAAGAAACATCACTGGCATATGCTGCACATATGATGGTGTGGGAAGGTATTGAAATTATGCCTGTTGTTGATCATCATCATCACCTTGAAGGACTTATTTCTCGTCAAGATGTGCTAAAAGCACTGCAGCACATTCAAAAACAACCTCAAGTTGGTGAAACCATTGATGATATTGTTTCGAATTATTTTGATCATTCGCCTACAGATCCACATCATTCTACTTACCATGCTGAGATCACTCCACAAATGACTAATCAGTTAGGAACTCTATCATATGGGGTATTTGTTTCTTTTGTCATTGAAGCGGCTCGCAGAATGTTGCGACATCAGAAGAAAGGTGACTTGGTTGTTGAGAATATTACGGTTTATTTCATAAAGCCTATCCAATTAGAAACAAAAGTTACATTCCAACCCAAAATTATCGATGTTGGTAGAAAGTCAGCAAAGGTAGACGTCGAAGTATTTCATGAGAAAAAAGTAGTCGGAAAAGCGATGCTGATGGCACAATTAATCGATCGCTAA
- a CDS encoding YtrH family sporulation protein, which yields MEERFVATMMQCYFIAFGVMIGGSIIGSIGAFVAGDAPFTHINRIAKNLRIWAIVAAIGGTFDAIYNFERGIYEGSTIDLVKQILLIITAMGGAHTALLVIEWIIQEEIQ from the coding sequence ATGGAAGAACGCTTCGTAGCAACGATGATGCAATGTTATTTTATCGCTTTTGGTGTGATGATTGGTGGATCTATAATTGGCAGTATAGGTGCATTTGTAGCTGGCGATGCTCCATTCACCCATATCAACCGGATTGCAAAAAATTTACGTATTTGGGCTATTGTTGCTGCAATAGGAGGTACTTTTGATGCCATTTATAATTTTGAAAGAGGTATCTATGAAGGATCTACCATTGACTTAGTTAAACAAATCCTACTGATTATTACCGCAATGGGTGGTGCACATACTGCATTATTAGTAATCGAATGGATTATACAAGAGGAGATTCAATAA
- a CDS encoding PspA/IM30 family protein, whose amino-acid sequence MFKFFNRVKTVVSSELNSMLDKAEDPVKMLDQFMRDMESDIREVEAAVAKQIANEKMLKRKTDDAQALVEKRQAQAEKAIGAGNEDLARRALEDKNEQETQANTLRESWERAKRDADQLRQKLDEMKKEYQQMQLKKDSLKARAESAKTRTKMNRTMSSIGNDASKQGFERMEEKVLQFEAEADTSEDLSSASKSLDDEFEEFEKSDVDDELAALKKKLGKE is encoded by the coding sequence ATGTTTAAATTTTTTAATCGTGTAAAAACAGTCGTTAGTTCAGAGTTGAATTCTATGTTAGACAAAGCAGAAGATCCGGTGAAAATGCTGGACCAGTTTATGCGTGATATGGAATCTGATATTAGAGAAGTAGAAGCGGCAGTAGCCAAACAAATTGCCAATGAAAAAATGTTAAAAAGAAAGACAGATGATGCACAAGCATTAGTGGAAAAACGACAAGCTCAAGCAGAAAAAGCTATAGGAGCGGGCAACGAAGACCTTGCTCGTCGTGCATTAGAAGACAAAAACGAACAAGAAACACAAGCAAATACGTTGCGTGAATCCTGGGAACGTGCTAAACGAGATGCAGATCAGCTACGTCAAAAATTAGATGAAATGAAAAAAGAATATCAACAAATGCAACTGAAGAAAGATTCTTTAAAAGCAAGAGCAGAATCTGCAAAAACTCGTACGAAAATGAACCGTACGATGTCATCTATTGGTAATGATGCTTCAAAACAAGGATTTGAACGTATGGAGGAAAAAGTTCTTCAATTTGAAGCAGAGGCAGACACAAGTGAAGATTTATCTTCCGCAAGCAAGTCACTAGATGATGAATTTGAAGAATTTGAAAAAAGCGATGTCGATGACGAATTGGCAGCTCTCAAAAAGAAGCTAGGAAAAGAGTAA
- a CDS encoding SDR family oxidoreductase has product MGHAFITAGTKGLGLKVTEAFINKGHAVSITYFRDRQRAKEMLEKFPEASIEIIQADVCNKDDITNAVKKAVERFGTIDYLINNAGPFIFERKKLLDHTEKEWNQMIRGNLDAVFHLLKLTIPAMREQHFGRVVNYGFQSANTAAGWIDRAAFSAAKVGLVSLTKSIAYEEAENGITSNMVCPGDIVGEMKEASIVTSRKTEDPNTPIGRSGTGEDIARTVMFFCEEDADMVTGTVVDVTGGLDVIHQHR; this is encoded by the coding sequence ATGGGACACGCCTTTATTACGGCTGGAACAAAAGGCTTAGGGTTAAAAGTAACAGAGGCATTTATCAATAAAGGACATGCTGTTTCTATTACATATTTCAGAGATCGTCAGCGAGCGAAAGAAATGTTAGAAAAATTCCCGGAAGCATCGATCGAAATCATTCAAGCTGATGTCTGTAATAAAGATGACATAACGAATGCTGTTAAAAAAGCCGTGGAAAGGTTTGGTACCATAGACTATTTAATTAATAATGCGGGGCCATTTATATTTGAGCGAAAAAAATTACTGGATCATACAGAAAAAGAATGGAATCAAATGATTCGTGGCAATTTAGATGCTGTTTTTCATCTGTTAAAATTAACGATACCAGCAATGCGAGAGCAGCATTTTGGAAGGGTTGTAAATTATGGATTCCAGAGTGCTAATACTGCAGCTGGATGGATTGATCGAGCCGCCTTTTCAGCTGCGAAAGTAGGATTAGTGTCGTTAACGAAGTCTATCGCATATGAAGAAGCAGAGAATGGTATAACATCGAACATGGTTTGCCCAGGAGACATTGTCGGAGAGATGAAGGAGGCATCGATCGTAACAAGCAGAAAAACTGAAGATCCCAACACGCCGATTGGTCGTTCTGGAACGGGTGAAGATATAGCACGAACGGTCATGTTTTTTTGTGAAGAGGATGCAGATATGGTAACAGGTACAGTTGTAGATGTAACAGGTGGATTAGATGTTATTCACCAACATCGTTAA
- a CDS encoding universal stress protein, with translation MTFEYSRILVAVDGSDASELAFKKAVDIVLRNNAKMFLAHVIDTRTITTVAPEVYDQTLAARSENYAQTLLDEYKERANKKGITDITTHVEIGSPKIKIPKDLAKKFDADLIICGATGMNAVERFLIGSVSESITRYASCDVLVVRS, from the coding sequence ATGACTTTTGAATATAGTCGTATTTTAGTAGCAGTAGATGGTTCTGACGCATCAGAGTTAGCATTTAAGAAAGCAGTTGATATTGTCTTAAGAAATAATGCAAAAATGTTTTTAGCACATGTGATTGATACACGAACTATTACAACAGTAGCACCAGAAGTTTATGATCAAACGCTTGCTGCCCGCTCAGAAAATTATGCTCAAACTCTACTTGATGAATATAAAGAAAGAGCAAATAAAAAAGGTATAACTGATATTACAACACATGTAGAAATTGGCTCACCGAAAATTAAAATTCCTAAAGATCTCGCGAAAAAGTTTGACGCAGACTTGATTATTTGTGGGGCAACAGGAATGAATGCGGTAGAAAGGTTTTTAATTGGAAGCGTTTCAGAAAGTATCACCAGATATGCATCATGTGATGTGTTGGTGGTAAGAAGTTAA
- a CDS encoding DUF4178 domain-containing protein, which translates to MGFFSKLFNKKEKKATVRKRNLLSIEVGDIIEYDLADYEVVGKITYRQNNYTWYSYQLLGESGTIWLAAEMDDELELGIYKKIQLVEANDFPDRLVFNNKTYSLDESGQAEVTGEGRSSSLTGQRIRYAEYCDTDEKSFISVEEWNSDVEASIGYPIENYEVKIIAGSH; encoded by the coding sequence TTGGGTTTCTTTTCAAAGTTATTTAATAAAAAAGAAAAGAAAGCAACAGTTAGAAAGAGAAATTTGCTTTCCATAGAAGTGGGGGATATTATTGAATATGATTTAGCTGATTATGAAGTAGTTGGTAAAATCACTTACCGGCAAAACAATTATACATGGTACAGTTACCAGCTGTTAGGGGAATCGGGGACAATTTGGTTAGCTGCGGAGATGGATGATGAATTAGAGCTAGGGATCTATAAGAAAATCCAACTTGTTGAAGCTAATGATTTCCCAGACAGACTAGTATTTAATAATAAAACCTACTCACTAGATGAAAGTGGTCAGGCTGAAGTTACTGGTGAGGGAAGAAGCAGTTCTCTAACAGGTCAACGTATTCGCTATGCAGAGTATTGTGATACAGATGAAAAATCCTTTATCAGTGTGGAGGAGTGGAATAGTGATGTAGAGGCAAGCATTGGTTATCCAATTGAAAATTATGAAGTTAAAATTATTGCAGGATCACATTAA
- a CDS encoding YtpI family protein: protein MVIFPIIIVLSFIMYIYYKVMIMRDRDPLTQEIKNAKARIALGIFISVFGVNQYLFYQTQLALFITLVFLFFGIAQGYGGIKRLTHYRGEYQKRAQMNQ from the coding sequence ATGGTTATTTTCCCAATTATTATTGTGCTATCGTTTATTATGTATATTTATTATAAAGTCATGATAATGAGGGATCGTGATCCACTGACTCAAGAAATTAAAAATGCTAAAGCTCGGATAGCGTTAGGTATTTTTATAAGTGTCTTTGGCGTGAATCAATATTTATTTTATCAAACACAGCTTGCATTATTTATAACGCTCGTATTTCTTTTCTTCGGTATCGCCCAAGGTTATGGCGGTATTAAACGTTTGACGCATTATAGAGGAGAATATCAAAAAAGAGCACAAATGAATCAATAA
- a CDS encoding DHH family phosphoesterase, translated as MSVMSQIFEKMKQYDTIIIHRHVRPDPDAYGSQSGLAEIIKASFSDKNVYVVGEEEASLSFLATMDDIKDELYSEALVIVCDTANQERISDQRFELAKEVIKIDHHPGVDAYGDVQWVDVDSSSTSEMIYHFYSEQKENGLKMTNRAAFLLYCGIVGDTGRFLFPSTTERTFQYASELVAYDFDRTEMYEEMYKTNLNIARLKGYILQNITVSEAGVSYVKLTKDILKQFNVEASETSSVVGVLGDIEDIKIWVIFVEEDDVIRVRLRSKGPVINQVAANYEGGGHPLASGAKIHQWETVDNVLADLEEVCKEK; from the coding sequence ATGTCAGTAATGTCGCAAATATTTGAGAAAATGAAACAATACGATACGATTATCATTCATCGTCACGTTCGTCCAGACCCTGATGCATATGGGTCACAAAGTGGACTAGCAGAGATAATTAAAGCAAGCTTTTCCGATAAAAATGTATATGTAGTTGGTGAAGAGGAAGCCTCTTTATCATTCTTAGCAACGATGGATGATATCAAAGATGAGCTTTATTCAGAGGCGCTTGTTATTGTGTGTGATACGGCTAACCAGGAAAGAATCTCAGATCAACGCTTCGAGCTAGCAAAGGAAGTAATAAAAATTGATCACCATCCAGGAGTAGATGCATACGGAGATGTTCAATGGGTTGATGTAGATTCGAGTTCCACAAGCGAAATGATTTATCACTTTTATAGTGAACAAAAAGAAAATGGATTAAAAATGACCAATAGAGCTGCTTTTCTTTTGTATTGTGGAATAGTAGGTGATACCGGTCGCTTTTTATTCCCAAGCACTACCGAAAGGACTTTCCAATATGCTTCAGAGTTAGTTGCTTATGACTTTGATCGCACAGAGATGTATGAGGAAATGTATAAAACAAATTTAAACATTGCTAGGTTGAAAGGTTATATTCTCCAAAATATAACCGTATCAGAAGCTGGCGTAAGCTATGTGAAATTAACAAAAGATATTTTGAAGCAGTTTAATGTAGAAGCATCCGAGACTAGTTCCGTTGTAGGAGTATTAGGAGATATTGAGGATATCAAAATATGGGTGATATTTGTGGAGGAAGACGATGTTATTCGTGTGCGTCTCCGCTCCAAAGGTCCTGTTATTAATCAAGTTGCGGCTAATTATGAAGGTGGCGGACATCCGCTTGCATCAGGTGCTAAGATTCATCAATGGGAAACAGTAGACAACGTTTTAGCAGATCTAGAAGAAGTGTGTAAAGAAAAATAA
- a CDS encoding DUF4247 domain-containing protein, translated as MNKKIGMSITLLFFILLVGCNSDSFSNLSAFDESSDISEDDLQVEESKDEIINRLEVSTNSDVEALISDNFPFVDSVTGEETTANVYGTLLFEVEELADLFAEIKQPEEISDFIDGQQILAYSDVFVILKESEELDNATFIEVASEQFVKKNYSPNFLTTYFTIRMLDSFFGNNWVSNRRSYCSSNDCYGGYSTSRNYNKGGVTKNRGLGSFRGGGPSTGK; from the coding sequence GTGAATAAAAAGATAGGCATGAGTATTACCTTGTTATTTTTTATTTTGCTTGTTGGTTGTAATTCAGATTCGTTCTCGAATTTATCTGCTTTTGATGAATCCAGTGATATTTCAGAGGATGATCTGCAGGTTGAAGAATCAAAAGATGAAATTATTAACCGACTAGAAGTAAGCACTAACTCAGATGTGGAAGCACTTATATCCGACAATTTTCCGTTTGTAGATTCTGTGACGGGCGAGGAAACAACTGCAAATGTTTATGGTACATTACTGTTTGAAGTAGAAGAATTAGCCGATTTATTTGCGGAGATTAAACAACCGGAAGAGATCAGTGATTTTATCGATGGTCAACAAATACTTGCCTACTCTGATGTGTTTGTCATCTTGAAAGAAAGTGAAGAGCTAGATAATGCAACATTTATCGAAGTCGCAAGCGAACAATTTGTTAAAAAAAATTATTCACCTAATTTCTTAACTACATATTTTACTATCCGAATGCTCGATAGTTTCTTTGGTAATAATTGGGTATCTAATAGAAGGAGTTACTGTAGTTCAAATGACTGTTACGGCGGTTACTCCACATCTCGTAACTATAATAAGGGTGGGGTAACTAAAAATAGAGGTTTAGGGTCTTTTCGTGGAGGAGGACCTAGTACAGGAAAATAA
- a CDS encoding DUF350 domain-containing protein, which translates to MEPFISTFIYFVAAIIIVIIGLTIFEWLTTKYKDWDQVRDGNHAIALSIAGKIIGICIILAFAIYHSINVVETLIWGAYGVVLQLIAYLVFEGITRKFSVEEQLKANNIAVGIISFAVSVGLAFVIGASIT; encoded by the coding sequence ATGGAACCTTTTATTTCAACATTTATTTATTTTGTTGCAGCAATTATCATTGTCATTATCGGACTTACCATTTTTGAGTGGCTTACAACCAAATATAAAGATTGGGATCAAGTAAGAGATGGGAATCATGCCATTGCATTATCCATAGCAGGAAAAATTATTGGTATTTGTATAATCTTAGCATTCGCTATTTACCATAGTATTAATGTAGTAGAAACACTGATATGGGGTGCGTATGGTGTCGTATTGCAATTAATAGCGTATCTTGTTTTTGAAGGGATAACACGCAAATTTTCCGTTGAGGAACAATTAAAAGCCAATAATATAGCAGTTGGAATTATTTCGTTTGCTGTTTCTGTCGGATTGGCATTTGTAATCGGGGCATCAATCACATAA
- a CDS encoding polyamine aminopropyltransferase — translation MEEIKLKQSHFIYWASGIVSICGIIFEVLFGALGSYILGDGVKQYTLTISLFLTGMGIGASLSEKVTKHLLLSFIYIEFFVALIGGFSSFLMFAATAFFSNGSDALFLYSITLIIGALTGVELPILIRKANDIGVTLQKSTARVLFSDYAGGLIGGLLFVFLLRPQLGMVKTAFLVGLINLSVALVVLYLFRKELIKKTLHGIIGGIIALLLIAGLIFGESLVLSFEQKIYKDPIIHLEESQYQKIVMTKQNEDIRLYLDGALQLSSIDEHRYHEVLVHPAMAYAESHEEVLVLGGGDGLAVKELLKYPSINNITLVDLDPAVVELANTNPHLLELNDHSLQRERVSVVNQDAFEFLEQSEDWYDAIFVDLPDPNNESLNKLYTKEFYSLVRNHLQPGGAVMIQATSPVFAREVYWTISNTIAATGLEVENFHVDVPSFGNWGFVMASREQINVDSLAINVDTDFITDEILQSLTIFGKDEDENILDKNGNQKELEVNTLISPRLIEIYEKAWQYY, via the coding sequence ATGGAAGAAATCAAATTAAAACAGAGTCATTTTATTTATTGGGCATCAGGAATTGTTTCGATATGCGGTATTATATTCGAAGTACTATTCGGGGCGCTTGGATCTTATATTTTAGGTGATGGTGTTAAGCAGTATACATTAACCATTTCTTTATTCCTTACAGGCATGGGGATTGGTGCTAGTTTAAGTGAAAAAGTAACCAAGCATTTACTGTTATCTTTTATTTATATTGAATTTTTTGTAGCCTTGATTGGCGGATTCTCCAGCTTTCTCATGTTTGCAGCAACCGCCTTTTTTTCTAATGGATCGGATGCCTTATTTCTTTATTCGATTACCTTAATTATTGGAGCGTTAACCGGTGTAGAATTACCAATATTAATTCGAAAAGCTAATGACATAGGTGTTACCTTGCAAAAAAGTACAGCAAGGGTGTTATTTTCTGATTATGCCGGTGGTCTGATTGGTGGTCTATTATTTGTCTTTTTATTACGACCACAATTAGGGATGGTAAAAACTGCTTTTTTAGTAGGACTAATCAATCTTTCTGTTGCATTGGTTGTTCTTTATTTATTTCGTAAGGAGTTAATTAAAAAAACTTTGCATGGAATAATTGGAGGGATAATCGCTCTCTTGTTAATAGCCGGCTTAATTTTTGGTGAGTCATTGGTTTTATCCTTTGAGCAGAAAATTTATAAAGATCCTATTATCCATCTCGAAGAAAGTCAGTATCAGAAAATTGTCATGACCAAACAAAACGAAGACATTCGATTATATCTGGATGGTGCGCTGCAGTTGAGTTCGATTGATGAACATCGATACCATGAAGTATTAGTCCATCCGGCAATGGCTTATGCTGAGAGTCATGAAGAAGTGTTAGTGCTAGGTGGCGGTGATGGATTAGCCGTGAAGGAACTATTAAAATACCCTAGTATCAACAATATAACATTGGTTGATTTAGATCCAGCTGTAGTAGAATTGGCCAACACGAATCCGCATCTTTTGGAATTAAATGACCATTCATTACAAAGAGAACGTGTTTCAGTTGTTAATCAAGATGCCTTTGAATTTTTAGAGCAGAGTGAGGATTGGTATGATGCCATTTTTGTAGATTTGCCGGATCCCAATAATGAAAGTCTCAATAAATTATATACGAAAGAATTTTATTCACTTGTTCGCAACCATTTACAGCCAGGTGGCGCAGTAATGATACAAGCGACAAGCCCTGTATTTGCTCGCGAAGTGTATTGGACGATTTCTAATACGATAGCTGCCACTGGGTTAGAAGTGGAAAATTTCCATGTGGACGTACCGAGTTTTGGTAATTGGGGATTTGTAATGGCAAGCAGGGAGCAGATTAACGTTGATTCGTTAGCCATTAATGTGGACACGGATTTTATAACAGATGAGATTTTGCAAAGCTTAACCATTTTTGGTAAGGATGAAGACGAAAATATATTGGACAAGAACGGAAATCAGAAAGAATTAGAGGTGAATACATTAATTAGCCCACGACTGATAGAAATCTATGAAAAGGCTTGGCAATATTATTAG